From the genome of Haemophilus parainfluenzae, one region includes:
- the ribB gene encoding 3,4-dihydroxy-2-butanone-4-phosphate synthase has protein sequence MNQSILSAFGATGEERVINALNAFKQGNGVLVLDDEDRENEGDLIFPAETITPEQMAKLIRYGSGIVCLCITDEQCKQLDLPPMVEHNNSVNKTAFTVTIEAAEGVSTGVSAQDRVTTIKAAIADQAKPTDLHRPGHVFPLRAAEGGVLTRRGHTEASVDLARLSGFKPAGVICEITNDDGTMARAPEIIEFAKKFGYVVLTIEDLVAYRQKHHC, from the coding sequence ATGAATCAGTCAATTTTATCTGCATTTGGTGCGACCGGAGAAGAACGGGTGATTAACGCATTGAATGCATTCAAACAAGGCAATGGCGTATTGGTATTGGATGATGAAGATCGCGAAAATGAAGGCGATTTAATTTTCCCTGCAGAAACCATTACCCCAGAACAAATGGCAAAACTTATTCGTTATGGTAGCGGTATCGTGTGTTTATGTATCACCGATGAACAATGTAAACAGCTTGATTTGCCACCTATGGTTGAGCATAACAATAGCGTGAATAAAACCGCGTTTACCGTGACGATTGAAGCGGCAGAAGGTGTGTCAACAGGTGTATCGGCACAAGATCGTGTCACCACAATCAAAGCGGCAATTGCAGATCAGGCGAAACCCACAGATCTTCACCGTCCAGGACATGTTTTCCCATTACGTGCGGCAGAAGGTGGTGTTTTAACGCGTCGCGGTCATACTGAAGCGTCCGTTGATTTAGCGCGTTTAAGTGGTTTTAAACCAGCGGGTGTGATTTGTGAAATCACAAATGATGATGGCACTATGGCTCGCGCACCAGAAATTATCGAATTTGCGAAAAAATTTGGTTATGTAGTATTAACAATTGAAGATTTAGTAGCGTATCGCCAAAAACATCATTGCTAA
- the dusA gene encoding tRNA dihydrouridine(20/20a) synthase DusA has translation MSENQPHFYRGRFSVAPMLDWTTRHCRYFHRQFSKHALLYTEMVTAPAIIHAKYDHLDFDLQENPVALQLGGSDPAQLRHCAKLAEERGYHEINMNVGCPSDRVQNGMFGACLMAKADLVAECIAEMQNVVNIPVTVKTRIGIDDLDSYKFLCDFIEKVHHAGCQEFIVHARKAWLSGLSPKENREIPPLDYDRVYQLKKDFPQLTIAINGGIKTIEEMKYHLQFVDGVMVGREAYQNPSLLGYIDQMLFDANADIVTPRQAVEAMFPYIEKQLSQGVYLNHIVRHMLGAFQNCKGARQWRRYLSENAFKQGAGIKVVETALSFVETN, from the coding sequence ATGTCAGAAAACCAACCGCACTTTTATCGTGGACGCTTTTCCGTTGCGCCAATGTTAGATTGGACGACACGCCATTGTCGCTATTTTCATCGCCAATTTAGTAAACATGCGTTGCTTTATACCGAAATGGTCACGGCTCCCGCCATTATTCATGCGAAATACGATCATTTAGATTTTGATTTGCAAGAAAACCCGGTTGCCCTACAACTTGGCGGAAGTGATCCCGCACAACTTAGGCATTGTGCCAAATTAGCCGAAGAAAGAGGCTATCATGAAATTAATATGAATGTGGGCTGCCCTTCCGATCGCGTGCAAAATGGCATGTTTGGTGCGTGTTTGATGGCAAAAGCAGATTTAGTAGCTGAATGTATTGCTGAAATGCAAAATGTTGTGAATATTCCTGTCACCGTGAAAACGCGTATTGGCATTGATGACTTAGATAGCTATAAATTTCTCTGCGACTTTATCGAAAAAGTCCATCATGCAGGCTGCCAAGAATTTATTGTTCATGCACGAAAAGCCTGGCTTTCAGGATTAAGTCCAAAAGAGAATCGCGAGATTCCCCCTTTGGATTATGATCGTGTTTATCAATTAAAGAAAGATTTTCCACAGTTAACCATTGCTATTAATGGCGGCATTAAAACCATCGAAGAAATGAAATATCATTTACAATTTGTGGATGGCGTGATGGTTGGGCGTGAGGCTTATCAAAATCCATCATTGTTGGGCTATATTGATCAAATGCTTTTTGATGCAAATGCGGATATCGTCACACCAAGACAAGCGGTGGAAGCCATGTTCCCTTATATTGAAAAACAACTGAGCCAAGGTGTTTATTTAAATCATATCGTTCGACATATGCTCGGCGCATTCCAAAACTGCAAAGGGGCAAGACAATGGCGACGCTATTTAAGTGAAAATGCCTTTAAGCAAGGCGCGGGAATCAAAGTGGTCGAAACAGCATTAAGCTTTGTGGAAACCAATTAA
- a CDS encoding chloride channel protein, producing MLRSFIFHLRYFYHKKLRQTHRISHKTLEFVCLLIGATFVALFSFGFAKLADIGLEFNAYWSAKYPLAVWIILPLGLAFLTWFTAKYTPYVGGSGIPQVIASINLPYNGYKTKLVKFRQTIWKIPLTFFAMVIGASVGREGPSVQVGAAVMLSWGNFCRKYNFAFRGLSTNELVATGAAGGLAAAFNAPLAGVIFAIEELGRGVMLRWERRVLLGVLAAGFILVAIQGNSPYFPAYKGATTIPYLYLWLAVCGVVCGVLGGIFGRLLAKGLAGLSPLKWRDWIRKHPIYIALLLGLVLAAMGTYSEGQTYGTGYDVVARALEGQLVSPEVGILKLFATVTTYWNGIAGGIFTPSLTTGAGIGTMLWEISNGMVDQRFLVILCMAAFLAGGTQSPVTASVVVMEMTGAQPVLIWLLISSIIASIISRQFSPKPFYHFAAGRFRQRMQEQQAEDLRRNEIQEK from the coding sequence ATGTTACGTTCATTTATTTTTCATTTACGTTATTTCTATCACAAAAAGCTTCGACAAACGCATCGTATCTCTCATAAAACACTCGAGTTTGTATGTTTACTGATTGGTGCGACGTTTGTTGCCCTCTTTTCCTTTGGATTTGCCAAGCTAGCCGATATCGGACTTGAATTTAATGCCTATTGGTCTGCCAAATACCCTCTCGCCGTTTGGATTATTTTACCGCTTGGTCTTGCTTTTCTCACCTGGTTTACCGCTAAATACACGCCTTATGTTGGTGGTAGCGGTATTCCACAAGTGATTGCCTCCATTAATCTTCCTTACAATGGCTATAAAACGAAACTGGTTAAATTTCGCCAAACCATTTGGAAAATTCCGCTTACTTTTTTTGCAATGGTTATCGGTGCGTCTGTTGGGCGTGAAGGTCCTTCTGTTCAAGTCGGTGCTGCTGTTATGCTGAGTTGGGGAAATTTCTGTCGTAAATATAACTTTGCTTTCCGTGGATTAAGTACGAATGAACTCGTCGCAACCGGTGCGGCAGGTGGTCTTGCTGCCGCATTTAATGCCCCTTTGGCTGGGGTGATTTTTGCCATTGAAGAATTGGGTCGAGGCGTGATGTTACGCTGGGAACGCCGCGTATTACTTGGGGTATTAGCAGCGGGTTTTATTTTGGTAGCGATTCAAGGCAATAGCCCTTACTTTCCAGCCTATAAAGGCGCGACCACTATTCCTTATTTATATCTTTGGCTTGCCGTTTGTGGCGTAGTTTGTGGCGTACTGGGTGGTATATTTGGGCGACTCCTTGCAAAAGGATTAGCGGGACTCTCTCCACTCAAATGGCGTGATTGGATCCGCAAACACCCCATTTACATTGCCTTATTACTCGGTTTAGTACTTGCCGCGATGGGTACTTACAGCGAAGGGCAAACCTATGGAACAGGTTATGATGTGGTCGCCAGAGCATTAGAAGGGCAACTCGTTTCACCTGAAGTAGGGATCCTAAAACTCTTCGCAACGGTTACGACTTATTGGAATGGCATCGCGGGCGGAATTTTTACGCCATCTCTCACTACCGGTGCAGGCATTGGCACCATGTTATGGGAAATCAGCAATGGCATGGTTGATCAACGGTTCCTCGTCATTTTATGTATGGCCGCCTTTTTAGCCGGCGGCACACAATCCCCTGTGACAGCCAGCGTAGTGGTGATGGAAATGACAGGGGCTCAACCTGTGCTGATTTGGCTCTTGATTTCCAGTATCATTGCCTCCATAATTTCGCGCCAATTTAGTCCGAAACCTTTTTACCACTTTGCGGCTGGACGTTTCCGTCAACGAATGCAGGAACAACAAGCAGAAGATCTTCGCCGTAACGAGATTCAAGAGAAATAA
- the rpsL gene encoding 30S ribosomal protein S12 has product MATINQLVRKPRVKKVVKSNVPALEACPQKRGVCTRVYTTTPKKPNSALRKVCRIRLTNGFEVTSYIGGEGHNLQEHSVVLIRGGRVKDLPGVRYHTVRGALDCAGVKDRKQGRSKYGVKRPKA; this is encoded by the coding sequence ATGGCAACTATCAACCAGCTAGTACGCAAACCGCGTGTGAAAAAGGTTGTAAAAAGTAACGTTCCTGCATTAGAGGCTTGCCCGCAGAAACGTGGTGTGTGCACTCGTGTATACACAACTACACCTAAAAAACCGAACTCAGCATTACGTAAAGTATGTCGTATTCGTTTAACTAATGGCTTTGAAGTAACTTCTTACATCGGCGGCGAAGGTCACAACCTTCAAGAGCACAGTGTTGTGCTTATCCGTGGTGGTCGTGTTAAAGACTTACCAGGTGTTCGTTACCACACTGTACGCGGCGCATTAGACTGTGCAGGCGTTAAAGATCGTAAACAAGGTCGTTCTAAATACGGCGTTAAACGTCCTAAAGCTTAA
- the rpsG gene encoding 30S ribosomal protein S7, which produces MPRRRSVEPRKILPDPKFGSELLAKFINVLMVDGKKSVAETIVYGALDKLAERTGKEPLEAFEIALENVRPTVEVKSRRVGGSTYQVPVEVRPVRRNALGMRWIVEAARKRGDKSMALRLANELSDASDNKGAAVKKREDVHRMAEANKAFAHFRW; this is translated from the coding sequence ATGCCACGTCGTCGTAGTGTTGAACCACGCAAGATTCTTCCAGATCCGAAGTTCGGTTCAGAGTTACTTGCAAAATTTATTAATGTATTAATGGTAGACGGTAAAAAATCCGTTGCTGAAACCATCGTTTACGGTGCGTTAGACAAACTTGCAGAACGCACAGGTAAAGAACCTTTAGAAGCATTTGAAATTGCACTTGAAAACGTTCGCCCAACCGTTGAGGTTAAATCTCGTCGTGTTGGTGGTTCTACTTACCAAGTGCCAGTTGAAGTACGTCCAGTTCGTCGTAACGCATTAGGTATGCGTTGGATCGTTGAAGCTGCACGTAAACGCGGTGATAAATCAATGGCTTTACGTCTTGCAAATGAATTATCTGATGCATCAGATAACAAAGGCGCAGCAGTGAAAAAACGTGAAGACGTTCACCGTATGGCTGAAGCTAACAAAGCATTTGCTCACTTCCGTTGGTAA